GGGTTCTTACCATAAAGCAAGAAATCTTCTCGAAAATGCTATAGTGATACATAAGAAGTTATATGGAAATGACCATCTTAACACTGCTTGGGCTAGTGTCTATTTAGCCGCTATATATGAAGAGCTTGGTGAGTATGAAAAGGCGATGAATTTACTTGAATATAGCCTGTCAAACTATAAGCAATTCTACTCTACAAATCATGCTGATATAGGATGGACACTAGTTTATTTAGGAAGTACATACAGGAATCTTGGCTACTATGAAAAATCTTATGAAGCTCTTAAAGAAGCTTTAAAGATTCATGAGCAATCATATGGAGATAATAATACGAGAACTGCTTGGTCTTATATACATTTGGGAAACCTCAAAGAAAGTTTAGGTCATTATAAGGAAGCAAAAATTCTTTATGAAAAAGCTTTTAAAATACATCAAGAAAATTTTGCAAATGGTAGCTTGGTTATTGCTTGGAACTCACTACGACTGGGTAGTGTATATAGTGCTCTAAAGGACTATAAAAATTCCAGGCATCTACTTGAAAAAAGCTCTAAATTCTATGAGAAACTTTTTGGTAGAAACCATATTGAATACGCCAGAGTTATAAACAGCTTAGGAAATACTTGTCTGTTAGCGGGAAATTACAAAGAAGCTGAAAATCTTCTAAATGAGGCTTTAAAAATATTTATGAAATACAGCCATCCTAGTGCTTATATTACCTTGGAAATTTTAGCAGAATTATATTTTCAAAATTCTTTGCAATCATTGAATAAAAAAGATGTGCAGCAATCTCAAAAATATAAAGCACAAGCTATGGAATATTTAAGGCAAGCTCTAGAAATAGTAAAATCTCACTTACCAAAAAATTCTCCTCATAAAACTAGAATACAAGAAAAACTTAAATCACTAAATTCAAAATTGATATAAACCACTGTGCTGTTTTTGTACCCTTTTTTCATAATTTTAATTATACGACTTAAAAATGTTAGCCCCAGATAGTAATGTCGTATTTTAGCTATTTAGAGATGTTGTGTTCCCTCAAGTGTTTGAATGTATCAAAGAAATTTAGGATCACAATGAAAAGAAAGGGATAGCCACTTTCACCAGAAAATAGCTATCCCATATGATTTTAAAGGCTATTCTTCTCTCTGAGGGGTCTGAAGCCCACTGGAACGAAAACGTACGCTAAGGAGTAAGCGATTTCTCATTAACCATCCTATAAATCCTTTCATCATTTTAAGTTCATACTTAAAATTTATTACCCAAATTTATTCTTAGAAATATGTCCAGTGCCTAGCCGCTACTTGTAGTGCTCCCCATTATGAGCGGACAGATCTGTTAGCTCATTAAGTTACACCTTACTTGTTTAAGATCTCCTTGAGAAGATCTGTAATACTCTCTTGGAGAGAGCATTTTTAGCCCTTTATGAGGGGCATTATTATTATAATCTTCAAACCATTTTGGCAGCTGCTCAAGAACTCTTTGAGCCGATCTTAAATCAGCGATATACACGTAATCTCTCTTGAAGGTTTTGACAAAGGCTTCTGCCATGCCATTGCTCTCGGGGCTATAGGGAGCCGTTGTACAGATCTCAAAGCCAAGAGACCTTCCAAAGTGAATGGTTGATCTTAGGGTTTGACCCTATCAGAGCATGGACTCAGTTATCGACGGAGTTGTCATTCTCTTAAGTTGAGTCGTTCAGTTTATCGTTATCAGCCGGCAGATAAAAAAGATGAGGATGTTAAGAACGCCTTGTATGTTGGGTCTTAACATTTGCAGGAAAGAGAAAAGAAGAATTACTTTAAGAGAACGGCATTCTTTAACGATCTCATTTTCTCCCAATCAAACTTGGTCTGCTGATTTTATGAGTGATGCTTTAGGGTGCGGGCGTCGTTTTAGGACATTCAATGTTATTGATGATTTTAATAGAGAAGTACTTGGTATAGAAATCGACTTAAGCTTACCTTCAAGGAGGGTTATTCAAGTACTTGATAATATAGGCATGATACGAGGATATCCATTAAGACTACGTCTGGATAATGGTCCTGAACTGGTCTCATTAGCTTTGGCTGATTGGGCTGAAAAGCATGGGGTTACTTTAGAATTTATTCAACCTGGAAAGCCCACTCAGAATTCTTACATCGAACGGTTTAATCGTACTTATCGAGAAGAAGTGTTGGATTTTTATATCTTTAAAAATCTTGATGAAATCCGCGAAATTACTGAAAAATGGATGAATCAATACAACAAAGAAAGACCTCATCAGTCTTTAAAAAATATGACGCCTATTGAATATAATTTATTCACAAAAAATACGGAAAACTACACGATACCGTGGTACTAAATTTGGGATCTTTACATATACATTATAAACATTTCTACAAATTAAGAATATTTAACAGTCTAATGTCTATTAATTTATTTA
This genomic window from Candidatus Paracaedimonas acanthamoebae contains:
- a CDS encoding IS3 family transposase, with product MLGLNICRKEKRRITLRERHSLTISFSPNQTWSADFMSDALGCGRRFRTFNVIDDFNREVLGIEIDLSLPSRRVIQVLDNIGMIRGYPLRLRLDNGPELVSLALADWAEKHGVTLEFIQPGKPTQNSYIERFNRTYREEVLDFYIFKNLDEIREITEKWMNQYNKERPHQSLKNMTPIEYNLFTKNTENYTIPWY